A portion of the Tamandua tetradactyla isolate mTamTet1 chromosome 16, mTamTet1.pri, whole genome shotgun sequence genome contains these proteins:
- the LOC143658638 gene encoding leukocyte immunoglobulin-like receptor subfamily A member 6 isoform X2 — protein sequence MGGSRVTATLTALLCLRMCSGRWEHVQAGTLPKPSLWADSGSMIPLGSPVTLWCQGTQQADSYHLSKEGFSKPWDTQTPLDSRDKVGFSIESMSAHTAGRFRCVYHSSGGWSEPSDPLHLVVTGAYSKPSLSAQPSPVVASGGSVTLSCGSQYLTGTFHLLKEGGASPASAVKSQFSAGAYQALFPMDPVTAPHGGTYRCYGSSSSYPDVWSLPSDPLAIEVTGLYRAPSLSGPPGTLVLSGDTLSLQCHSEAGFDTFALTKDEELTAPQGLARQLSPQFPLGRVNSTHGGRYRCYGGHRLSPGWSDPSQPLDILVTAQPGPSVSTGENVTLQCRSETPFDMFHLSKEGSVGPPQSLRASNMAGTFQADFTMSPVASSHRGTYRCYGSRSKAPHLLSEPSEPLELLVSDYTVENLIRMATAGVILLFLGRLLFQAWQSRKDPKICQEVNSRRI from the exons ATGGGAGGCAGCAGGGTGACTGCGACCCTCACTGCCCTTCTCTGTCTCA GGATGTGCAGCGGCCGGTGGGAGCATGTCCAGGCGG GGACCCTCCCCAAACCCTCTCTCTGGGCTGACTCAGGCTCCATGATCCCCTTGGGGAGCCCCGTGACCCTCTGGTGTCAGGGGACCCAGCAGGCTGACAGCTACCATCTAAGTAAGGAGGGGTTCTCCAAACCCTGGGATACGCAGACCCCACTGGACTCCAGGGACAAGGTTGGATTCTCCATCGAATCCATGAGCGCACACACTGCAGGGCGGTTCCGGTGTGTCTATCACAGCTCGGGGGGCTGGTCAGAGCCCAGTGACCCCCTGCACCTGGTGGTGACAG GAGCCTACAGCAAACCCTCCCTCTCAGCCCAGCCAAGCCCTGTGGTGGCTTCAGGAGGGAGCGTGACCCTCTCCTGTGGCTCTCAGTACCTCACGGGCACTTTCCATCTGCTGAAGGAGGGAGGAGCCTCCCCGGCCAGTGCTGTGAAGTCACAGTTCTCTGCTGGGGCGTACCAGGCCCTCTTCCCTATGGACCCCGTGACTGCCCCCCACGGGGGTACCTACAGGTGTTACGGCTCTTCCAGCTCGTACCCTGACGTGTGGTCACTGCCCAGTGACCCTCTGGCCATCGAGGTCACAG GGCTATACCGGGCACCCTCACTCTCGGGCCCACCGGGAACGCTGGTGCTCTCTGGAGACACCCTGAGCCTACAGTGTCACTCGGAGGCCGGCTTTGACACATTCGCGCTGACCAAGGATGAGGAGCTCACAGCCCCCCAGGGCCTCGCCAGGCAGCTCAGCCCCCAGTTCCCCCTGGGCAGGGTGAACAGCACCCATGGGGGCCGGTACAGATGCTATGGTGGACACAGGCTCTCCCCCGGGTGGTCGGACCCCAGTCAGCCCCTGGACATCCTGGTGACAG CCCAACCGGGCCCCTCAGTCTCCACGGGAGAGAATGTGACCCTGCAGTGTCGCTCCGAGACGCCGTTTGACATGTTCCATCTGTCCAAGGAGGGGTCAGTAGGTCCACCCCAGTCCCTTCGTGCCTCCAACATGGCTGGGACCTTCCAGGCGGACTTCACCATGAGTCCTGTGGCCTCGTCCCACAGGGGGACCTACAGGTGCTACGGCTCGCGCAGCAAGGCCCCCCACCTGCTGTCAGAGCCCAGTGAGCCCCTGGAGCTCCTGGTCTCAG ATTACACGGTGGAGAATCTCATCCGGATGGCCACTGCTGGCGTGATTCTGTTGTTTCTTGGGAGGCTGCTATTTCAGGCTTGGCAGAGCAGAAAAGATCCAAAGATTTGCCAGGAGGTGAATTCAAGGCGCATCTGA
- the LOC143658638 gene encoding leukocyte immunoglobulin-like receptor subfamily A member 6 isoform X3 produces the protein MCSGRWEHVQAGTLPKPSLWADSGSMIPLGSPVTLWCQGTQQADSYHLSKEGFSKPWDTQTPLDSRDKVGFSIESMSAHTAGRFRCVYHSSGGWSEPSDPLHLVVTGAYSKPSLSAQPSPVVASGGSVTLSCGSQYLTGTFHLLKEGGASPASAVKSQFSAGAYQALFPMDPVTAPHGGTYRCYGSSSSYPDVWSLPSDPLAIEVTGLYRAPSLSGPPGTLVLSGDTLSLQCHSEAGFDTFALTKDEELTAPQGLARQLSPQFPLGRVNSTHGGRYRCYGGHRLSPGWSDPSQPLDILVTGLDRKPSLSAQPGPSVSTGENVTLQCRSETPFDMFHLSKEGSVGPPQSLRASNMAGTFQADFTMSPVASSHRGTYRCYGSRSKAPHLLSEPSEPLELLVSDYTVENLIRMATAGVILLFLGRLLFQAWQSRKDPKICQEVNSRRI, from the exons ATGTGCAGCGGCCGGTGGGAGCATGTCCAGGCGG GGACCCTCCCCAAACCCTCTCTCTGGGCTGACTCAGGCTCCATGATCCCCTTGGGGAGCCCCGTGACCCTCTGGTGTCAGGGGACCCAGCAGGCTGACAGCTACCATCTAAGTAAGGAGGGGTTCTCCAAACCCTGGGATACGCAGACCCCACTGGACTCCAGGGACAAGGTTGGATTCTCCATCGAATCCATGAGCGCACACACTGCAGGGCGGTTCCGGTGTGTCTATCACAGCTCGGGGGGCTGGTCAGAGCCCAGTGACCCCCTGCACCTGGTGGTGACAG GAGCCTACAGCAAACCCTCCCTCTCAGCCCAGCCAAGCCCTGTGGTGGCTTCAGGAGGGAGCGTGACCCTCTCCTGTGGCTCTCAGTACCTCACGGGCACTTTCCATCTGCTGAAGGAGGGAGGAGCCTCCCCGGCCAGTGCTGTGAAGTCACAGTTCTCTGCTGGGGCGTACCAGGCCCTCTTCCCTATGGACCCCGTGACTGCCCCCCACGGGGGTACCTACAGGTGTTACGGCTCTTCCAGCTCGTACCCTGACGTGTGGTCACTGCCCAGTGACCCTCTGGCCATCGAGGTCACAG GGCTATACCGGGCACCCTCACTCTCGGGCCCACCGGGAACGCTGGTGCTCTCTGGAGACACCCTGAGCCTACAGTGTCACTCGGAGGCCGGCTTTGACACATTCGCGCTGACCAAGGATGAGGAGCTCACAGCCCCCCAGGGCCTCGCCAGGCAGCTCAGCCCCCAGTTCCCCCTGGGCAGGGTGAACAGCACCCATGGGGGCCGGTACAGATGCTATGGTGGACACAGGCTCTCCCCCGGGTGGTCGGACCCCAGTCAGCCCCTGGACATCCTGGTGACAG GGCTGGACAGGAAACCCTCCCTCTCAGCCCAACCGGGCCCCTCAGTCTCCACGGGAGAGAATGTGACCCTGCAGTGTCGCTCCGAGACGCCGTTTGACATGTTCCATCTGTCCAAGGAGGGGTCAGTAGGTCCACCCCAGTCCCTTCGTGCCTCCAACATGGCTGGGACCTTCCAGGCGGACTTCACCATGAGTCCTGTGGCCTCGTCCCACAGGGGGACCTACAGGTGCTACGGCTCGCGCAGCAAGGCCCCCCACCTGCTGTCAGAGCCCAGTGAGCCCCTGGAGCTCCTGGTCTCAG ATTACACGGTGGAGAATCTCATCCGGATGGCCACTGCTGGCGTGATTCTGTTGTTTCTTGGGAGGCTGCTATTTCAGGCTTGGCAGAGCAGAAAAGATCCAAAGATTTGCCAGGAGGTGAATTCAAGGCGCATCTGA
- the LOC143658638 gene encoding leukocyte immunoglobulin-like receptor subfamily A member 6 isoform X1 produces the protein MGGSRVTATLTALLCLRMCSGRWEHVQAGTLPKPSLWADSGSMIPLGSPVTLWCQGTQQADSYHLSKEGFSKPWDTQTPLDSRDKVGFSIESMSAHTAGRFRCVYHSSGGWSEPSDPLHLVVTGAYSKPSLSAQPSPVVASGGSVTLSCGSQYLTGTFHLLKEGGASPASAVKSQFSAGAYQALFPMDPVTAPHGGTYRCYGSSSSYPDVWSLPSDPLAIEVTGLYRAPSLSGPPGTLVLSGDTLSLQCHSEAGFDTFALTKDEELTAPQGLARQLSPQFPLGRVNSTHGGRYRCYGGHRLSPGWSDPSQPLDILVTGLDRKPSLSAQPGPSVSTGENVTLQCRSETPFDMFHLSKEGSVGPPQSLRASNMAGTFQADFTMSPVASSHRGTYRCYGSRSKAPHLLSEPSEPLELLVSDYTVENLIRMATAGVILLFLGRLLFQAWQSRKDPKICQEVNSRRI, from the exons ATGGGAGGCAGCAGGGTGACTGCGACCCTCACTGCCCTTCTCTGTCTCA GGATGTGCAGCGGCCGGTGGGAGCATGTCCAGGCGG GGACCCTCCCCAAACCCTCTCTCTGGGCTGACTCAGGCTCCATGATCCCCTTGGGGAGCCCCGTGACCCTCTGGTGTCAGGGGACCCAGCAGGCTGACAGCTACCATCTAAGTAAGGAGGGGTTCTCCAAACCCTGGGATACGCAGACCCCACTGGACTCCAGGGACAAGGTTGGATTCTCCATCGAATCCATGAGCGCACACACTGCAGGGCGGTTCCGGTGTGTCTATCACAGCTCGGGGGGCTGGTCAGAGCCCAGTGACCCCCTGCACCTGGTGGTGACAG GAGCCTACAGCAAACCCTCCCTCTCAGCCCAGCCAAGCCCTGTGGTGGCTTCAGGAGGGAGCGTGACCCTCTCCTGTGGCTCTCAGTACCTCACGGGCACTTTCCATCTGCTGAAGGAGGGAGGAGCCTCCCCGGCCAGTGCTGTGAAGTCACAGTTCTCTGCTGGGGCGTACCAGGCCCTCTTCCCTATGGACCCCGTGACTGCCCCCCACGGGGGTACCTACAGGTGTTACGGCTCTTCCAGCTCGTACCCTGACGTGTGGTCACTGCCCAGTGACCCTCTGGCCATCGAGGTCACAG GGCTATACCGGGCACCCTCACTCTCGGGCCCACCGGGAACGCTGGTGCTCTCTGGAGACACCCTGAGCCTACAGTGTCACTCGGAGGCCGGCTTTGACACATTCGCGCTGACCAAGGATGAGGAGCTCACAGCCCCCCAGGGCCTCGCCAGGCAGCTCAGCCCCCAGTTCCCCCTGGGCAGGGTGAACAGCACCCATGGGGGCCGGTACAGATGCTATGGTGGACACAGGCTCTCCCCCGGGTGGTCGGACCCCAGTCAGCCCCTGGACATCCTGGTGACAG GGCTGGACAGGAAACCCTCCCTCTCAGCCCAACCGGGCCCCTCAGTCTCCACGGGAGAGAATGTGACCCTGCAGTGTCGCTCCGAGACGCCGTTTGACATGTTCCATCTGTCCAAGGAGGGGTCAGTAGGTCCACCCCAGTCCCTTCGTGCCTCCAACATGGCTGGGACCTTCCAGGCGGACTTCACCATGAGTCCTGTGGCCTCGTCCCACAGGGGGACCTACAGGTGCTACGGCTCGCGCAGCAAGGCCCCCCACCTGCTGTCAGAGCCCAGTGAGCCCCTGGAGCTCCTGGTCTCAG ATTACACGGTGGAGAATCTCATCCGGATGGCCACTGCTGGCGTGATTCTGTTGTTTCTTGGGAGGCTGCTATTTCAGGCTTGGCAGAGCAGAAAAGATCCAAAGATTTGCCAGGAGGTGAATTCAAGGCGCATCTGA
- the LOC143658638 gene encoding leukocyte immunoglobulin-like receptor subfamily A member 6 isoform X4, whose translation MGGSRVTATLTALLCLRMCSGRWEHVQAGTLPKPSLWADSGSMIPLGSPVTLWCQGTQQADSYHLSKEGFSKPWDTQTPLDSRDKVGFSIESMSAHTAGRFRCVYHSSGGWSEPSDPLHLVVTGAYSKPSLSAQPSPVVASGGSVTLSCGSQYLTGTFHLLKEGGASPASAVKSQFSAGAYQALFPMDPVTAPHGGTYRCYGSSSSYPDVWSLPSDPLAIEVTGLYRAPSLSGPPGTLVLSGDTLSLQCHSEAGFDTFALTKDEELTAPQGLARQLSPQFPLGRVNSTHGGRYRCYGGHRLSPGWSDPSQPLDILVTGLDRKPSLSAQPGPSVSTGENVTLQCRSETPFDMFHLSKEGSVGPPQSLRASNMAGTFQADFTMSPVASSHRGTYRCYGSRSKAPHLLSEPSEPLELLVSDLI comes from the exons ATGGGAGGCAGCAGGGTGACTGCGACCCTCACTGCCCTTCTCTGTCTCA GGATGTGCAGCGGCCGGTGGGAGCATGTCCAGGCGG GGACCCTCCCCAAACCCTCTCTCTGGGCTGACTCAGGCTCCATGATCCCCTTGGGGAGCCCCGTGACCCTCTGGTGTCAGGGGACCCAGCAGGCTGACAGCTACCATCTAAGTAAGGAGGGGTTCTCCAAACCCTGGGATACGCAGACCCCACTGGACTCCAGGGACAAGGTTGGATTCTCCATCGAATCCATGAGCGCACACACTGCAGGGCGGTTCCGGTGTGTCTATCACAGCTCGGGGGGCTGGTCAGAGCCCAGTGACCCCCTGCACCTGGTGGTGACAG GAGCCTACAGCAAACCCTCCCTCTCAGCCCAGCCAAGCCCTGTGGTGGCTTCAGGAGGGAGCGTGACCCTCTCCTGTGGCTCTCAGTACCTCACGGGCACTTTCCATCTGCTGAAGGAGGGAGGAGCCTCCCCGGCCAGTGCTGTGAAGTCACAGTTCTCTGCTGGGGCGTACCAGGCCCTCTTCCCTATGGACCCCGTGACTGCCCCCCACGGGGGTACCTACAGGTGTTACGGCTCTTCCAGCTCGTACCCTGACGTGTGGTCACTGCCCAGTGACCCTCTGGCCATCGAGGTCACAG GGCTATACCGGGCACCCTCACTCTCGGGCCCACCGGGAACGCTGGTGCTCTCTGGAGACACCCTGAGCCTACAGTGTCACTCGGAGGCCGGCTTTGACACATTCGCGCTGACCAAGGATGAGGAGCTCACAGCCCCCCAGGGCCTCGCCAGGCAGCTCAGCCCCCAGTTCCCCCTGGGCAGGGTGAACAGCACCCATGGGGGCCGGTACAGATGCTATGGTGGACACAGGCTCTCCCCCGGGTGGTCGGACCCCAGTCAGCCCCTGGACATCCTGGTGACAG GGCTGGACAGGAAACCCTCCCTCTCAGCCCAACCGGGCCCCTCAGTCTCCACGGGAGAGAATGTGACCCTGCAGTGTCGCTCCGAGACGCCGTTTGACATGTTCCATCTGTCCAAGGAGGGGTCAGTAGGTCCACCCCAGTCCCTTCGTGCCTCCAACATGGCTGGGACCTTCCAGGCGGACTTCACCATGAGTCCTGTGGCCTCGTCCCACAGGGGGACCTACAGGTGCTACGGCTCGCGCAGCAAGGCCCCCCACCTGCTGTCAGAGCCCAGTGAGCCCCTGGAGCTCCTGGTCTCAG ACCTCATCTGA